In one window of Leifsonia sp. NPDC080035 DNA:
- a CDS encoding sensor histidine kinase, which translates to MSATGAVSGPALRLDRSLALLWGAACTAAVVVLVLTASLGSALYGIPVVVSLLLGLILAGSLVLALVLPLVAAATSTASVLVLAIVGSPETGSPWPVSVPTMVGFALTLALVVLRSNWRAGFIAWVVAVAGASVVGILGHRPPVSAEAATADLIVFAAVSGVVLGAAVLVGRWEAVRRQLVREQQVSASEHARREVAEERTRIARELHDVVAHGMSAIQVQASSARYRIPDLPEDAVREFDELAATARQSMGEMRRLLGVLRHDGAADTAPQPGFADIPALVADAARRGDATLEADLPADDPVRSDPVVGLAAYRIVQESLSNVARHATGAACTVALRRGEDAVRIEVRNGKAPGRPASAPAPIGGGHGLRGMRERAELLGGSLRAEPDGDGFSVVALLPVAAGVSG; encoded by the coding sequence ATGAGCGCAACGGGAGCCGTCTCCGGGCCGGCGCTGCGCCTCGACCGTTCGCTCGCGCTGCTGTGGGGTGCAGCGTGCACGGCGGCGGTCGTCGTCCTCGTGCTCACCGCATCCCTCGGGTCGGCGCTGTACGGCATCCCGGTCGTGGTGTCCCTGCTGCTCGGACTGATCCTCGCCGGCTCGCTCGTGCTCGCGCTGGTGCTCCCGCTCGTCGCGGCTGCGACGTCCACCGCCTCCGTGCTGGTGCTCGCGATCGTCGGATCGCCGGAGACCGGCAGCCCGTGGCCGGTCTCGGTTCCCACCATGGTCGGGTTCGCACTCACTCTCGCGCTCGTGGTGCTCCGGTCGAACTGGCGGGCGGGCTTCATCGCGTGGGTGGTCGCGGTCGCGGGCGCCTCCGTCGTCGGCATCCTCGGGCATCGGCCGCCGGTCTCGGCGGAGGCGGCCACCGCCGACCTCATCGTCTTCGCGGCGGTCTCCGGCGTCGTGCTCGGCGCCGCCGTGCTCGTCGGCCGCTGGGAGGCGGTGCGCCGCCAGCTCGTGCGCGAGCAGCAGGTGTCCGCCTCCGAGCATGCACGGCGCGAGGTCGCGGAGGAGCGCACCCGCATCGCGAGGGAGCTGCACGACGTCGTCGCGCACGGCATGTCCGCCATCCAGGTGCAGGCCTCCAGCGCCCGCTACCGCATCCCGGACCTCCCGGAGGATGCGGTGCGCGAGTTCGACGAGCTGGCCGCCACCGCGCGGCAGTCGATGGGGGAGATGCGCCGGCTGCTCGGCGTGCTCCGGCACGACGGCGCGGCCGACACCGCACCGCAGCCGGGTTTCGCCGACATCCCCGCGCTCGTCGCCGACGCCGCGCGCCGCGGCGACGCGACCCTGGAGGCCGACCTGCCCGCCGATGACCCCGTCCGCTCCGACCCGGTCGTCGGGCTGGCCGCCTACCGCATCGTGCAGGAGTCGCTGAGCAATGTCGCCCGGCACGCCACCGGCGCCGCCTGCACCGTCGCGCTGCGGCGCGGCGAGGACGCCGTGCGCATCGAGGTCCGCAACGGGAAGGCGCCGGGTCGCCCGGCCTCCGCGCCTGCCCCGATCGGTGGCGGCCACGGCCTGCGCGGGATGCGCGAGCGCGCCGAGCTGCTCGGCGGCTCCCTCCGCGCGGAGCCGGACGGCGACGGGTTCTCCGTCGTCGCCCTGCTGCCGGTCGCCGCGGGGGTGAGCGGGTGA
- a CDS encoding superoxide dismutase, translating into MADYTLADLPYDYSALEPNISGRIMELHHDKHHKAYVDGANTALAKLAEARDADDLTYVNKLQKDLAFNLAGHVNHTVFWNNLSPDGGDKPTGELAAAIDEFFGSFDKFRAHFTASALGIQGSGWSILAWDSLGQKLIIEQLYDHQGNLAAATIPLLLLDMWEHAFYLDYVNVKADYVKAFWNITNWSDVNDRFTKAREKTSGLLLLS; encoded by the coding sequence ATGGCTGACTACACGCTCGCCGACCTTCCGTACGACTACTCGGCACTCGAGCCGAACATCAGCGGCCGGATCATGGAGCTGCACCACGACAAGCACCACAAGGCCTACGTCGACGGCGCGAACACCGCCCTCGCCAAGCTGGCCGAGGCGCGCGACGCGGACGACCTGACCTACGTCAACAAGCTCCAGAAGGACCTCGCGTTCAACCTGGCCGGTCACGTGAACCACACCGTGTTCTGGAACAACCTCTCCCCGGACGGCGGTGACAAGCCGACCGGCGAGCTCGCCGCGGCCATCGACGAGTTCTTCGGCTCGTTCGACAAGTTCCGCGCCCACTTCACGGCGTCGGCGCTCGGCATCCAGGGCTCCGGCTGGTCGATCCTCGCCTGGGACTCGCTGGGCCAGAAGCTCATCATCGAGCAGCTCTACGACCACCAGGGCAACCTGGCCGCCGCCACCATCCCGCTCCTCCTGCTCGACATGTGGGAGCACGCCTTCTACCTCGACTACGTCAACGTGAAGGCGGACTACGTCAAGGCGTTCTGGAACATCACCAACTGGTCGGATGTCAACGACCGCTTCACCAAGGCGCGCGAGAAGACCTCGGGTCTGCTGCTACTGTCGTAG
- a CDS encoding response regulator transcription factor yields MSITVVVADDQAMVRAGFAAILAAQDGIEVLGQAADGAEAVELARRLRPDVVLMDVRMPVMNGIDATRELVRPSRGDPHRPLVLVLTTFDADEYVYDALQAGASGFLLKDAPPADLVQAVRVVAAGEALLAPRVTKRLLERFAQQRPTGGGKALRLADLTEREREILVLVGRGCSNAEIAGELFIAEQTVKTHVSRVFAKLGLRDRVQAVILAFDAGLVEPAP; encoded by the coding sequence GTGAGCATCACCGTCGTCGTCGCGGACGATCAGGCGATGGTCCGTGCGGGCTTCGCCGCCATCCTCGCCGCCCAGGACGGCATCGAGGTGCTCGGCCAGGCCGCCGACGGTGCGGAGGCGGTGGAGCTCGCCCGGCGGCTGCGACCGGATGTGGTGCTGATGGACGTGCGGATGCCGGTGATGAACGGCATCGACGCCACCCGCGAGCTCGTGCGTCCCAGCCGCGGCGACCCGCACCGGCCCCTCGTGCTGGTGCTGACCACCTTCGACGCGGACGAGTACGTGTACGACGCGCTGCAGGCGGGGGCGAGCGGATTCCTGCTGAAGGACGCGCCTCCCGCCGACCTCGTGCAGGCCGTCCGCGTCGTCGCGGCGGGGGAGGCCCTGCTCGCGCCGCGGGTGACCAAGCGGCTGCTGGAGCGGTTCGCCCAGCAGCGCCCGACGGGCGGGGGGAAGGCGCTGCGGCTGGCCGACCTGACGGAGCGCGAGCGCGAGATCCTGGTCCTGGTCGGCCGTGGCTGCTCCAACGCCGAGATCGCCGGCGAGCTCTTCATCGCCGAGCAGACCGTCAAGACGCACGTGAGCCGGGTGTTCGCGAAGCTCGGCCTGCGCGACCGCGTGCAGGCGGTCATCCTCGCGTTCGACGCGGGGCTCGTCGAGCCCGCCCCCTGA
- the whiA gene encoding DNA-binding protein WhiA yields MALTADVKDELTKVEVSKTTVRAAELATILRFSGGLHLIGGRIAVESELDTPELATRVRKDLAELYGVRSEGSVISASGIRRTSQYLVRVLEGGETLARQTGLLDARRRPIRGLPNRLTTGSREELAAVWRGAFLAHGSLTDPGRSAALEVTCPGNEAAMALVGAAGRLGIAAKAREVRGVHRVVIRDGEAISAMLVAMGATQTVANWEELRQRREVRATANRLVNFDDANLRRSAQAAVAACARVERALEILGDEVPEHLRYAGELRLSHRDASLDELGHHADPPMTKDAVAGRIRRLLAMADKKASDLGIPGTEASLPADLDEV; encoded by the coding sequence TTGGCTCTCACCGCCGACGTCAAAGACGAGCTCACGAAGGTAGAGGTCAGCAAGACGACCGTCCGGGCCGCCGAGCTTGCCACCATCCTGCGGTTCTCGGGAGGGCTGCACCTGATCGGCGGCCGCATCGCGGTCGAGAGCGAGCTGGACACTCCGGAGCTCGCGACCCGGGTGCGCAAGGACCTCGCCGAGCTCTACGGCGTCCGCAGCGAGGGCTCGGTGATCTCGGCCTCCGGCATCCGCCGCACGAGCCAGTACCTCGTCCGCGTTCTCGAGGGCGGCGAGACGCTCGCCCGCCAGACCGGCCTGCTCGACGCCCGCCGCCGCCCCATCCGCGGCCTCCCGAACCGTCTCACCACCGGCTCCCGCGAGGAGCTCGCCGCCGTCTGGCGCGGGGCGTTCCTCGCCCACGGCTCGCTGACCGACCCCGGGCGCTCCGCCGCCCTCGAGGTGACTTGCCCCGGCAACGAGGCCGCGATGGCACTGGTCGGCGCGGCCGGCCGGCTCGGCATCGCCGCGAAGGCACGGGAGGTGCGCGGCGTTCACCGCGTCGTCATCCGCGACGGCGAGGCGATCAGCGCCATGCTCGTCGCGATGGGCGCCACCCAGACCGTCGCCAACTGGGAGGAGCTGCGTCAGCGCCGCGAGGTCCGCGCCACGGCGAACCGGCTGGTCAACTTCGACGACGCGAACCTGCGCCGCTCCGCCCAGGCCGCCGTCGCCGCCTGCGCCCGCGTCGAGCGCGCGCTCGAGATCCTCGGCGACGAGGTGCCGGAGCACCTGCGCTACGCCGGCGAGCTGCGCCTCTCGCACCGCGACGCGAGCCTCGACGAGCTCGGCCACCACGCCGACCCTCCGATGACCAAGGACGCGGTCGCCGGCCGCATCCGCCGCCTCCTCGCGATGGCGGACAAGAAGGCCTCGGACCTCGGCATCCCCGGCACGGAGGCGAGCCTCCCCGCCGATCTCGACGAGGTGTAG
- the uvrC gene encoding excinuclease ABC subunit UvrC: MADTVSYRPKAGEIPTQPGVYRFRDKNRRVLYVGKAKNLRARLSNYFQPLRSLHERTRRMVTTAASVEWTVVGSEFEALQLEYTWIKEFNPPFNVQFRDDKSYPYLAVTLGDRIPRVMVTRNRNIKDARYFGPYTKVWAIRDTVDLMLKAFPVRSCSDGVYRRAELTGRPCLLGDIGKCAAPCVGRVTPEEHRELAEDFVSFMAGNDTKYIRALTEQMKQAASTMDYEAAARHRDAIQALEAAMGKSAVVLQENVDLDAFGIAHDELAAAVQQFIVRGGRIRGVRSWVVDKELDMDLGELIETVMQNAYEGVDVPPREIIVPELPEDAAELEQWLTARRHENSGGAVSDPTATRGRLSGRVELKVAQRGDKAALAQTAEMNAKNALVLYKTRRSSDFVARSKALNDIQDALGMDDAPLRMECYDVSHLSGTNIVASMVVFEDGLPRKDQYRRFSIPESTDDTESIYQVISRRLAYLRDDAPVDAATDAAAVTPAAGESGDDPSIDVDAEIAEAAEKRRRKFSYPPNLLIVDGGQPQVAAAKRALDESGVTGIQLAGIAKRLEEVWLPDSDFPVILPRNSDALFLIQRIRDEAHRFAITYQRARRKRDISTVLGEIPGLGPSRVKELLKHFGSVAQLRKATPEQIAEVRGVGRRLAAAVHERLTDTASDSASDTASV; this comes from the coding sequence GTGGCAGACACCGTCAGCTACCGGCCGAAGGCCGGCGAGATCCCGACCCAGCCCGGCGTCTACCGGTTCCGTGACAAGAACCGGCGCGTGCTCTACGTCGGCAAGGCCAAGAACCTGCGGGCGCGGCTCAGCAACTACTTCCAGCCGCTGCGGAGCCTGCACGAGCGCACCCGCCGGATGGTCACCACCGCCGCGAGCGTCGAGTGGACGGTCGTCGGCAGCGAGTTCGAGGCGCTCCAGCTCGAGTACACCTGGATCAAGGAGTTCAACCCGCCGTTCAACGTGCAGTTCCGGGACGACAAGTCGTACCCGTACCTGGCGGTGACCCTCGGCGACCGCATCCCGCGAGTGATGGTGACGCGCAACCGCAACATCAAGGACGCGCGCTACTTCGGCCCGTACACGAAGGTCTGGGCCATCCGGGACACGGTCGACCTGATGCTGAAGGCGTTCCCGGTGCGCAGCTGCTCGGACGGCGTGTACCGGCGCGCCGAGCTCACCGGCCGCCCCTGCCTGCTCGGCGACATCGGCAAGTGCGCGGCCCCGTGCGTCGGGCGGGTGACCCCCGAGGAGCACCGCGAGCTCGCCGAGGACTTCGTCTCGTTCATGGCGGGTAACGACACCAAGTACATCCGCGCCCTGACCGAGCAGATGAAGCAGGCCGCGAGCACGATGGACTACGAGGCGGCCGCGCGGCACCGGGATGCCATCCAGGCGCTCGAGGCCGCGATGGGCAAGAGTGCCGTCGTGCTGCAGGAGAACGTGGACCTCGACGCGTTCGGGATCGCCCACGACGAGCTGGCCGCCGCCGTGCAGCAGTTCATCGTGCGCGGCGGCCGCATCCGCGGTGTGCGCAGCTGGGTCGTCGACAAGGAGCTCGACATGGACCTCGGCGAGCTCATCGAGACCGTGATGCAGAACGCGTACGAGGGCGTCGACGTGCCGCCGCGCGAGATCATCGTGCCGGAGCTGCCCGAGGACGCCGCGGAGCTCGAGCAGTGGCTGACTGCCCGCAGGCACGAGAACAGCGGGGGAGCGGTGAGCGACCCGACGGCGACGCGCGGCCGGCTGAGCGGTCGCGTCGAGCTGAAGGTGGCCCAGCGCGGCGACAAAGCAGCGCTCGCGCAGACCGCCGAGATGAACGCCAAGAACGCCCTCGTGCTCTACAAGACCCGCCGCAGCTCGGACTTCGTCGCCCGCTCCAAGGCCCTGAACGACATCCAGGACGCACTCGGGATGGACGACGCGCCGCTCCGGATGGAGTGCTACGACGTCTCGCACCTGAGCGGGACGAACATCGTGGCGTCGATGGTGGTGTTCGAGGACGGCCTGCCCCGCAAGGACCAGTACCGCCGCTTCAGCATCCCGGAGTCCACCGACGACACCGAGTCGATCTACCAGGTGATCTCCCGCCGCCTCGCCTATCTGCGCGATGACGCACCGGTGGACGCCGCGACGGATGCCGCCGCGGTGACGCCCGCTGCGGGTGAGTCCGGCGACGACCCCTCCATCGACGTGGATGCGGAGATCGCGGAGGCCGCCGAGAAGCGCCGCCGTAAGTTCTCGTATCCGCCGAACCTGCTGATCGTCGACGGTGGCCAGCCCCAGGTCGCCGCGGCGAAGCGCGCGCTGGACGAGTCCGGCGTGACGGGCATCCAGCTCGCCGGCATCGCGAAGCGCCTGGAGGAGGTGTGGCTGCCCGACTCGGACTTCCCGGTCATCCTGCCGCGGAACAGCGACGCGCTGTTCCTCATCCAGCGGATCCGCGACGAGGCGCACCGGTTCGCGATCACGTACCAGCGCGCCCGCCGCAAGCGCGACATCTCGACCGTTCTCGGCGAGATCCCCGGGCTCGGCCCGTCGCGGGTGAAGGAGCTGCTCAAGCACTTCGGTTCCGTGGCGCAGCTGCGCAAGGCGACCCCCGAGCAGATCGCCGAGGTGCGCGGCGTCGGCCGGCGCCTCGCGGCGGCCGTGCACGAGCGCCTCACCGACACCGCGTCGGACTCCGCATCGGACACCGCGTCCGTGTGA
- the rapZ gene encoding RNase adapter RapZ — MSGAGRSTVANALEDLDWYVVDNLPPQMLRPLIELANRAESGLPRIAAVVDVRGRNFFADLREMIQSLREGTKVRVLFLEASDAVLVRRFEQVRRPHPLQGNGTILDGISAERMRLREIRESSDIIVDTSDLNIHQLATNITDTFASENTAGVQLTVMSFGFKYGLPADADMVADARFLPNPFWIPELRPHTGLDEVVKDYVLAQNGAAEFIDAYVAALRPIFEGYQRENKRHATIAIGCTGGKHRSVAIAEELAARVRSFPGVAVNTKHRDLGRE; from the coding sequence ATGTCGGGGGCGGGCCGCTCGACGGTCGCCAACGCGCTCGAGGACCTCGACTGGTACGTGGTCGACAACCTCCCTCCGCAGATGCTCCGGCCCCTCATCGAGCTGGCCAATCGCGCCGAATCCGGGCTGCCCCGCATCGCCGCGGTCGTGGACGTGCGCGGGCGGAACTTCTTCGCCGACCTGCGGGAGATGATCCAGAGCCTGCGCGAGGGGACGAAGGTCCGGGTGCTGTTCCTCGAGGCCTCGGACGCGGTGCTCGTTCGCCGGTTCGAGCAGGTCAGGCGCCCGCACCCGCTGCAGGGCAACGGCACCATCCTGGACGGGATCAGCGCGGAGCGGATGCGGCTGCGCGAGATCCGCGAGTCCAGCGACATCATCGTGGACACCTCCGACCTGAACATCCACCAGCTCGCCACCAACATCACCGACACGTTCGCGTCCGAGAACACCGCGGGCGTGCAGCTGACCGTGATGAGCTTCGGCTTCAAGTACGGGCTGCCCGCCGACGCCGACATGGTCGCGGACGCGCGCTTCCTGCCGAACCCGTTCTGGATCCCGGAGCTGCGCCCGCACACCGGCCTCGACGAGGTGGTCAAGGACTACGTGTTGGCGCAGAACGGCGCGGCCGAGTTCATCGACGCCTACGTCGCGGCCCTCCGGCCGATCTTCGAGGGATACCAGCGTGAGAACAAGCGGCACGCCACGATCGCGATAGGCTGCACGGGAGGAAAGCACCGGTCCGTCGCGATTGCGGAAGAGCTCGCGGCGAGGGTGAGGAGCTTTCCCGGCGTCGCGGTGAACACGAAGCACCGCGACCTGGGCCGTGAATGA
- the gap gene encoding type I glyceraldehyde-3-phosphate dehydrogenase encodes MSVKIGINGFGRIGRNYLRAALAKGSDLEIVAVNDLTDNKTLAHLLKYDSITGRLDATVELEGDNIVVNGKPIKVLAERDPANLGWGELGVDIVIESTGRFTKAADAKKHIEAGAKKVIISAPATDEDATFVIGVNEHLYDPEKHNIISNASCTTNCLAPLAKVFNDEFGIERGLMTTVHAYTADQNLQDGPHSDLRRARAAAINIVPTSTGAAKAIGLVLPELKGKLDGFALRVPVPTGSITDLTVTASRPVTIDEVKAAYKKAAEGPLKGILKYTEDEIVSSDIVSDPHSSIFDSGLLRVIGDQVKLSSWYDNEWGYSNRLVDLTEYVAERL; translated from the coding sequence GTGTCCGTAAAGATCGGAATCAACGGGTTCGGTCGCATTGGTCGCAACTACCTGCGCGCGGCCCTCGCGAAGGGCAGCGACCTCGAGATCGTCGCGGTGAACGACCTCACCGACAACAAGACGCTCGCGCACCTTCTGAAGTACGACTCCATCACGGGCCGTCTCGACGCGACGGTGGAGCTGGAGGGCGACAACATCGTCGTCAACGGCAAGCCGATCAAGGTCCTCGCGGAGCGCGACCCCGCGAACCTCGGCTGGGGCGAGCTGGGCGTCGACATCGTCATCGAGTCGACCGGCCGCTTCACCAAGGCCGCCGACGCCAAGAAGCACATCGAGGCCGGCGCCAAGAAGGTCATCATCTCCGCTCCGGCGACCGACGAGGACGCGACCTTCGTCATCGGCGTGAACGAGCACCTGTACGACCCGGAGAAGCACAACATCATCTCCAACGCGTCGTGCACCACGAACTGCCTTGCGCCGCTCGCGAAGGTCTTCAACGACGAGTTCGGCATCGAGCGCGGTCTGATGACCACCGTCCACGCCTACACCGCCGACCAGAACCTCCAGGACGGCCCGCACAGCGACCTGCGCCGCGCCCGCGCCGCCGCGATCAACATCGTCCCGACCTCCACTGGCGCCGCCAAGGCCATCGGCCTGGTCCTGCCGGAGCTGAAGGGCAAGCTGGACGGCTTCGCGCTGCGCGTCCCCGTCCCCACCGGCTCGATCACCGACCTGACCGTGACCGCCTCGCGCCCCGTCACCATCGACGAGGTCAAGGCCGCGTACAAGAAGGCCGCCGAGGGCCCCCTCAAGGGCATCCTCAAGTACACCGAGGACGAGATCGTCTCCAGCGACATCGTCTCCGACCCGCACTCGTCGATCTTCGACTCCGGCCTGCTGCGCGTCATCGGCGACCAGGTGAAGCTCTCGAGCTGGTACGACAACGAGTGGGGCTACTCCAACCGTCTCGTCGACCTGACCGAGTACGTCGCCGAGCGTCTCTGA
- a CDS encoding VTT domain-containing protein → MDVVNEFIAQAAASPWVYLVVFAVVLVDAFFPPVPSESVVIAAAAAAVATGNPNLPLLLACAAAGAVAGDNLTFAVGRAVGLDRFRFERRPRLRAALERARSGIHARAGVLVLSARYVPIGRVAVNLVAGAAGLSRRRFLLLSALAGVSWALYSVTVGVLAAHWLHGNAVLAMLIGIAVGVAVGFIVDATIRLTSRRRPAAGEAANGTGTDEATAERAGATISEGVVR, encoded by the coding sequence ATGGATGTCGTCAACGAGTTCATCGCCCAGGCCGCGGCCTCGCCGTGGGTCTACCTTGTGGTCTTCGCCGTCGTCCTCGTGGACGCGTTCTTCCCGCCCGTCCCGAGCGAGTCGGTCGTCATCGCGGCAGCCGCGGCGGCGGTCGCCACGGGCAACCCGAACTTGCCGCTGCTGCTCGCCTGCGCCGCGGCGGGCGCCGTCGCCGGGGACAACCTGACGTTCGCCGTCGGGCGCGCCGTCGGGCTCGACCGGTTCCGCTTCGAGAGGCGTCCGCGGTTGCGCGCGGCTCTCGAGCGCGCGAGGAGCGGCATCCACGCGCGTGCCGGTGTGCTCGTGCTGTCGGCCCGCTACGTTCCGATCGGCCGCGTCGCGGTGAACCTCGTCGCCGGAGCCGCCGGGCTGTCCCGCCGGCGCTTCCTGCTGCTGTCCGCTCTGGCGGGGGTCTCCTGGGCGCTCTACTCCGTTACTGTGGGAGTGCTCGCGGCGCACTGGCTGCACGGCAACGCCGTCCTGGCGATGCTGATCGGGATCGCCGTGGGCGTGGCCGTCGGGTTCATCGTGGACGCGACCATCCGGCTGACGTCCCGGCGGCGGCCGGCCGCGGGTGAGGCGGCCAACGGAACGGGCACGGACGAGGCGACCGCCGAGCGGGCGGGCGCGACGATCAGCGAGGGGGTCGTGCGATGA
- a CDS encoding acyltransferase — MSTVAERPARIAPPAPARVRDGSVDLVRAACLGVVVVLHALMVGVSIGPHGLVLENALEGWAGFPALTWVAQVMPLFFVLGGFSAYGQWTRMREAGGGYGDYLAKRVRRLLLPASGALVATAVLLAGLTLTGLPASVVATAGFRLGQPLWFLGVYVLCTAAVPFLAEAHRRRPVAAIGALATLALTVDAVRAITGLTAIGFANLLFVWLLVQQLGFWLASGRFEGMRRPALLALAAAGVAVVVVGASCGLWSLDLYADLNPPATALAAFGVAQLAAFRLLRGRLRAAAERPAIASVVGAVNARAMTIYSWHMLALIALAGLLLLAGVALPVPLSGAWWATRPLWIVAAVAAVGGLVMVASRTERRPDAAGASVGPARAIAAAACGAGGVLTALIAGSSPSGWVIASVLVLAALRIARRSRDRAPSVARLGAPRPEKEQTWRPTPSSRKC, encoded by the coding sequence ATGTCCACCGTCGCCGAACGCCCGGCCCGCATCGCCCCACCCGCTCCCGCGCGGGTCAGGGACGGCTCCGTCGACCTCGTCCGTGCAGCCTGCCTCGGCGTGGTCGTCGTCCTGCACGCCCTGATGGTGGGCGTCAGCATCGGCCCGCACGGCCTCGTGCTCGAGAACGCGCTGGAGGGGTGGGCCGGTTTCCCCGCGCTCACCTGGGTCGCCCAGGTGATGCCCTTGTTCTTCGTCCTCGGCGGCTTCTCGGCCTACGGGCAGTGGACCAGGATGCGCGAAGCGGGCGGCGGGTACGGCGACTATCTGGCGAAACGGGTCCGGCGCCTGCTGCTCCCCGCCTCGGGAGCGCTCGTCGCCACGGCGGTCCTGCTGGCCGGGCTCACCCTCACGGGGCTTCCCGCCTCCGTCGTCGCGACCGCCGGCTTCCGGCTCGGCCAGCCGCTCTGGTTCCTCGGCGTCTACGTGCTGTGCACCGCCGCCGTCCCGTTCCTGGCCGAGGCGCACCGGCGCCGTCCCGTGGCCGCGATCGGGGCGCTCGCGACGCTGGCGCTGACCGTGGATGCGGTGCGCGCGATCACCGGGCTGACGGCCATCGGCTTCGCGAACCTTCTCTTCGTGTGGCTGCTCGTGCAGCAGCTGGGGTTCTGGCTCGCCTCCGGCCGCTTCGAGGGGATGCGCCGCCCCGCCCTGCTCGCGCTGGCCGCGGCCGGCGTCGCCGTCGTGGTCGTCGGCGCGTCCTGCGGGCTGTGGTCCCTGGACCTGTACGCCGACCTCAACCCTCCCGCCACGGCGCTCGCGGCCTTCGGAGTCGCCCAGCTCGCCGCGTTCCGGCTGCTGCGCGGCCGGCTGCGCGCCGCCGCGGAGCGCCCCGCGATCGCCAGCGTCGTCGGAGCGGTGAACGCACGGGCGATGACGATCTATTCGTGGCACATGCTCGCACTGATCGCCCTCGCCGGGCTCCTACTGCTGGCGGGCGTCGCGCTGCCGGTGCCGCTGTCGGGCGCCTGGTGGGCGACCCGGCCGCTCTGGATCGTCGCGGCGGTTGCGGCCGTCGGCGGGCTCGTCATGGTCGCCTCCCGCACCGAGCGCCGTCCGGACGCGGCGGGCGCCTCCGTCGGCCCGGCACGGGCCATTGCGGCCGCGGCGTGCGGTGCGGGAGGCGTGCTGACGGCACTCATCGCCGGCTCGTCGCCGTCCGGCTGGGTGATCGCCTCGGTGCTCGTTCTCGCGGCGCTGCGGATTGCGCGCAGAAGCCGGGACCGCGCGCCCTCAGTCGCTAGGCTGGGAGCACCCCGGCCAGAGAAGGAGCAGACGTGGCGACCGACACCGAGCAGCAGGAAGTGCTGA